Proteins encoded by one window of Streptomyces sp. ALI-76-A:
- a CDS encoding ABC transporter permease, giving the protein MRRFLLRVVFVLALPLVLLTVWWLASDDSTDVYWPPLRTILRAFPDVWTGERLRTDALPSVLRLAAGYVTAAVVGVALGTVIGSFRRVRAVCEPVLEFLRAVPPPVLIPVIMLFAGIGDTMKIVVIASGCVWPILLNTVEGVRAVDSVLAETARSYGITGAARLRHVVLRSASPQIFAGLRQALSIGIILMVISEMFAASSGLGFTVVQFQRGFAIPDMWTGILVLGLLGFLLSVVFQLAERRALGWYHGLRASTRRSR; this is encoded by the coding sequence GTGAGGCGCTTCCTGCTGCGTGTGGTGTTCGTCCTCGCGCTGCCCCTCGTGCTGCTGACCGTGTGGTGGCTGGCGTCCGACGACAGCACGGACGTGTACTGGCCTCCGCTGCGGACCATCCTGCGGGCCTTCCCGGACGTCTGGACGGGCGAACGGCTGCGCACGGACGCGCTGCCCAGCGTGCTCAGACTCGCGGCCGGCTACGTGACGGCGGCCGTGGTGGGCGTCGCCCTCGGCACGGTCATCGGGTCCTTCCGGCGGGTGCGGGCGGTGTGCGAACCGGTGCTGGAGTTTCTGCGGGCGGTGCCGCCGCCCGTCCTGATCCCGGTCATCATGCTGTTCGCGGGCATCGGCGACACGATGAAGATCGTCGTGATCGCGAGCGGCTGTGTGTGGCCGATCCTGCTCAACACCGTCGAGGGCGTGCGGGCGGTGGACTCCGTGCTGGCCGAGACCGCCCGTTCGTACGGCATCACGGGCGCCGCGCGCCTGCGCCACGTGGTGCTGCGCTCGGCGAGCCCGCAGATCTTCGCGGGGCTGCGCCAGGCGCTGTCGATCGGCATCATCCTCATGGTCATCAGCGAGATGTTCGCCGCCAGCAGCGGTCTCGGTTTCACCGTGGTCCAGTTCCAGCGCGGTTTCGCGATCCCCGACATGTGGACCGGGATCCTGGTGCTGGGCCTGCTGGGCTTCCTGCTGTCGGTGGTGTTCCAGCTGGCCGAGCGGCGCGCGCTCGGCTGGTACCACGGTCTGCGCGCCTCCACCCGGCGGTCCCGGTGA
- a CDS encoding ABC transporter permease: MKGLNIALGATGLVAFLALGEAVPRLGLVEEAYFPPTSRIADAFAGELADDTFWTALGDTLTGWAVGLAVAACAGIVVGVVLSVVPYLREVTASTIEFLRPIPSVALIPLAVLLYGTELRSVLLLVVYASFWQVLIQTLYGVQDIDPVAEETARSYGLGTWARIRYVLWPTALPYVMTGVRLAAAVALILTITTELVIGAPGLGARIAVAQNSQAVPDMYALIVVTGLLGLLINVGARSVERRALAWHQSVRGEVVV, translated from the coding sequence GTGAAGGGTCTGAACATCGCCCTCGGTGCGACCGGACTCGTGGCCTTCCTCGCCCTGGGCGAGGCGGTGCCGCGGCTCGGCCTGGTCGAGGAGGCGTACTTCCCGCCCACCAGCCGCATCGCCGACGCCTTCGCCGGCGAACTCGCCGACGACACGTTCTGGACGGCGCTCGGCGACACGCTCACCGGCTGGGCGGTGGGGCTGGCGGTCGCGGCGTGCGCGGGGATCGTCGTGGGGGTCGTCCTCTCGGTCGTGCCGTATCTGCGCGAGGTGACCGCCTCCACCATCGAGTTCCTGCGCCCGATCCCGTCCGTCGCGCTGATCCCGCTGGCGGTCCTGCTGTACGGGACGGAACTGCGCTCGGTGCTGCTGCTGGTGGTGTACGCATCGTTCTGGCAGGTGCTGATCCAGACCCTGTACGGCGTGCAGGACATCGACCCGGTCGCCGAGGAGACGGCACGCTCGTACGGGCTGGGCACCTGGGCGCGGATCCGGTACGTGCTGTGGCCGACCGCGCTCCCCTATGTGATGACCGGGGTGCGGCTGGCGGCGGCCGTCGCCCTGATCCTCACGATCACCACCGAACTCGTCATCGGTGCCCCCGGGCTGGGCGCCCGGATCGCCGTGGCGCAGAACTCGCAGGCGGTCCCGGACATGTACGCGTTGATCGTGGTGACCGGACTGCTGGGCCTGCTGATCAACGTGGGCGCGCGGTCGGTGGAGCGGCGGGCGCTGGCCTGGCACCAGTCGGTGCGCGGGGAGGTGGTGGTGTGA
- a CDS encoding ABC transporter substrate-binding protein yields MRRLFAGLAAGTVLLATAACGSSDDSGTPGSTPSSGTTTTVQLGLIPIVDVAPVYLGQKKGFYGKHGLKLTITTAQGGAAIVPGVVSGQFQFGFSNVTSLMIAQSNNVPVKAVVNGIASTGVQGKDFNALMVKKGSAIKSAKDLEGRKVAINTLKNINETAVREAVREAGGDPDKVTFVELAFDQMPAALDQGRIDAVSVVEPASATVRSQGGVEIASPLVDVAPDLTVAMYFTSTRYAQQNPDVVRKFEAATAESLAYADAHPDEVRAIVTTYTKIPAPVLEQVTLPKWPAEANRASIETLRQLGQDDGLFKAEPDLDKLLP; encoded by the coding sequence ATGCGTCGTCTGTTCGCCGGTCTCGCGGCCGGCACCGTCCTTCTCGCCACGGCGGCCTGTGGCTCGTCCGACGACTCCGGTACGCCGGGCAGCACCCCGTCGTCCGGCACCACCACCACCGTCCAGCTGGGCCTCATCCCCATCGTGGACGTGGCGCCCGTCTATCTCGGGCAGAAAAAGGGCTTCTACGGGAAACACGGCCTGAAACTGACCATCACCACCGCACAGGGCGGCGCGGCCATCGTGCCGGGTGTGGTCAGCGGCCAGTTCCAGTTCGGCTTCAGCAACGTGACGTCGCTGATGATCGCCCAGTCCAACAACGTGCCCGTCAAGGCCGTGGTCAACGGCATCGCCTCGACGGGCGTGCAGGGCAAGGACTTCAACGCCCTGATGGTGAAGAAGGGCAGCGCCATCAAGTCGGCGAAGGACCTGGAGGGCCGGAAGGTCGCCATCAACACGCTCAAGAACATCAACGAGACCGCGGTGCGCGAAGCGGTGCGTGAGGCGGGCGGCGACCCCGACAAGGTCACGTTCGTCGAGCTCGCCTTCGACCAGATGCCCGCCGCCCTCGACCAGGGCCGGATCGACGCGGTGAGCGTGGTCGAGCCGGCCAGCGCCACCGTCAGGAGCCAGGGCGGCGTGGAGATCGCCTCGCCCCTGGTCGACGTCGCCCCGGACCTCACCGTCGCCATGTACTTCACCTCCACGCGGTACGCGCAGCAGAACCCGGACGTGGTGAGGAAGTTCGAGGCGGCCACCGCGGAGTCCCTGGCGTACGCCGACGCCCACCCGGACGAGGTCCGCGCGATCGTCACCACGTACACGAAGATCCCGGCTCCGGTGCTGGAGCAGGTGACGCTGCCGAAGTGGCCGGCCGAGGCGAACCGCGCCTCCATCGAGACGCTGCGGCAACTGGGCCAGGACGACGGCCTGTTCAAGGCGGAGCCCGACCTGGACAAGCTGCTGCCGTGA
- a CDS encoding IclR family transcriptional regulator C-terminal domain-containing protein: protein MPEPVRAPHFVRSFERGLAVIRSFDAENPARTLSEVARACDLTRAAARRLLLTLTDLGYVQCDGRHFRLTPRVLELGYAYLAGLTLPQLAEPHLEQLVSEIRESSSLCVLDGDDVVYVARVPTRRIMSATITVGTRFPAHVTSVGRVILADLPDEEIDARLARADLRPLTARTIGTPDALRAELRRVRRQGYALVDQELEEGLRSVAAPVRDRDGQVVAGVNIAVHAGRTSVASVRSDLLPRLLAAVARIEADLRITGPGRAASPGTGTHR, encoded by the coding sequence ATGCCCGAACCGGTCCGCGCACCGCACTTCGTGAGGTCCTTCGAACGGGGCCTCGCCGTCATCCGCTCCTTCGACGCCGAGAACCCGGCGCGCACGCTCAGCGAGGTGGCCCGCGCCTGCGATCTGACCCGCGCCGCCGCCCGCCGGCTGCTGCTCACCCTCACGGATCTCGGCTACGTCCAGTGCGACGGCCGGCACTTCCGGCTCACCCCGCGGGTCCTGGAACTCGGCTACGCCTACCTCGCGGGTCTGACCCTTCCTCAGCTCGCCGAGCCGCACCTGGAGCAACTCGTCTCGGAGATACGGGAGTCCTCGTCGCTGTGCGTGCTGGACGGCGACGACGTCGTGTACGTCGCCCGGGTGCCGACCCGCCGCATCATGTCCGCGACGATCACCGTGGGCACCCGCTTCCCGGCGCACGTGACCTCCGTGGGCCGGGTGATCCTCGCGGATCTGCCGGACGAGGAGATCGACGCCCGCCTCGCCCGCGCGGACCTGCGCCCGCTGACCGCCCGCACGATCGGCACGCCGGACGCCCTGCGGGCCGAACTGCGCCGGGTGCGGCGGCAGGGGTACGCGCTGGTCGACCAGGAGCTGGAGGAGGGGCTCCGGTCCGTCGCCGCCCCGGTGCGCGACCGGGACGGACAGGTGGTGGCCGGCGTGAACATCGCCGTGCACGCCGGCCGCACCTCCGTGGCGTCGGTCCGCAGCGACCTGCTGCCACGCCTGCTCGCGGCGGTGGCCCGGATCGAGGCCGACCTGCGGATCACAGGTCCAGGACGAGCCGCTTCCCCCGGCACCGGGACACACAGATGA
- a CDS encoding PDR/VanB family oxidoreductase, protein MTAFEAELVVTGREPAADGVLALTLRHPLGEPLPAWEPGAHIDVVLGPGLERQYSLCGDPADRAAWRIAVLREPDGRGGSAYVHERLAREDTVRVRGPRNHFALLPAPRYRFVAGGIGITPVLPMLAAAEAAGAEWSLLYGGRTRASMAFTGELSRYGDRVTIAPQDEVGLLDLASVLDALPEGTLVYCCGPGPLLDAVEARCPAAALHVERFQPKAQETGGDTEFEVELARSGRTLTVPADVSVLDTVRAAGVEVLFSCTEGTCGTCETDVLDGTPDHRDSVLSDEEREAGETMLICVSRCRGKRLVLDL, encoded by the coding sequence ATGACCGCGTTCGAAGCCGAACTCGTCGTCACGGGCCGGGAGCCGGCGGCCGACGGCGTGCTCGCCCTGACCCTGCGCCACCCGCTGGGCGAGCCGCTGCCGGCCTGGGAGCCGGGCGCTCACATCGACGTCGTCCTCGGCCCCGGCCTGGAACGGCAGTACTCCCTGTGCGGCGACCCGGCCGACCGCGCCGCGTGGCGGATCGCGGTGCTCCGCGAGCCGGACGGGCGCGGTGGATCCGCCTATGTGCACGAGCGGCTGGCGCGGGAGGACACGGTGCGGGTGCGCGGTCCGCGCAACCACTTCGCGCTGCTGCCCGCCCCCCGCTACCGCTTCGTCGCGGGCGGCATCGGCATCACGCCCGTGCTGCCGATGCTGGCCGCGGCCGAGGCGGCGGGCGCCGAGTGGAGCCTGCTGTACGGCGGCCGCACGCGCGCGTCCATGGCGTTCACCGGGGAACTGAGCCGGTACGGCGACCGCGTCACGATCGCCCCCCAGGACGAGGTGGGGCTGCTCGACCTCGCCTCGGTGCTCGACGCCCTGCCCGAGGGCACCCTGGTGTACTGCTGCGGTCCCGGGCCGCTGCTGGACGCGGTGGAGGCGCGGTGCCCGGCGGCGGCGCTGCACGTCGAGCGCTTCCAGCCGAAGGCCCAGGAGACGGGTGGTGACACCGAGTTCGAGGTGGAGCTGGCGCGCAGCGGCCGTACGCTGACCGTCCCCGCGGACGTGTCGGTGCTCGACACCGTGCGCGCCGCCGGGGTCGAGGTGCTGTTCTCCTGCACCGAGGGAACCTGCGGCACCTGCGAGACGGACGTCCTGGACGGCACCCCGGACCACCGGGACTCGGTGCTCAGCGACGAGGAACGCGAGGCCGGCGAGACGATGCTCATCTGTGTGTCCCGGTGCCGGGGGAAGCGGCTCGTCCTGGACCTGTGA
- a CDS encoding aromatic ring-hydroxylating dioxygenase subunit alpha: MPHMTAFARNQWYVAAYSHEVGREELLGRTILGEPLVFYRTEEEGTPVVLHDRCVHRRYPLSESRLDGDRIVCGYHGFTYDTTGTCVYVPGQKRVPRTARVASYPVVEQDSLVWVWIGDPALADPQTIPRARHLDSPGWVTVRGMEPIDADYGLLVDNLLDLSHETYLHGGYIGTPEVAETPITTEVDEGAGIVRVSRHMDDAACPPFYARSTGIEGRITRWQDIEYHAPCLYLLHSRIAPVGVLPEPDGSDPNGFHTEITYAITPSDDGKVYDFWMVSRDWATEDAEVTEFLRGNNHTVVMQDVDALNLLQRTLGTERTGYQELSINIDTGGLAARRILARLVEEGDKPVEKVL; this comes from the coding sequence ATGCCTCACATGACCGCGTTCGCCAGGAACCAGTGGTACGTCGCCGCCTACAGCCACGAGGTCGGCCGCGAGGAGCTGCTCGGGCGGACGATCCTCGGTGAGCCGCTCGTGTTCTACCGGACCGAGGAGGAGGGCACGCCCGTCGTCCTGCACGACCGCTGTGTGCACCGCCGCTACCCGCTGTCCGAGAGCCGCCTCGACGGTGACCGGATCGTGTGCGGGTATCACGGGTTCACCTACGACACGACCGGCACGTGTGTGTACGTGCCGGGGCAGAAACGCGTCCCGCGCACCGCCCGCGTCGCCTCCTACCCGGTCGTCGAGCAGGACTCCCTGGTCTGGGTGTGGATCGGCGACCCGGCGCTCGCCGACCCGCAGACGATCCCGCGCGCCCGTCACCTCGACTCCCCCGGCTGGGTCACGGTGCGCGGCATGGAGCCGATCGACGCCGACTACGGTCTCCTCGTCGACAACCTGCTCGACCTGTCCCATGAGACGTATCTGCACGGCGGGTACATCGGCACGCCCGAGGTCGCGGAGACTCCGATCACCACGGAGGTCGACGAGGGCGCGGGGATCGTGCGGGTGAGCCGGCACATGGACGACGCCGCCTGCCCGCCGTTCTACGCCAGGTCCACCGGCATCGAGGGGCGGATCACCCGCTGGCAGGACATCGAGTACCACGCGCCGTGCCTGTACCTGCTGCACAGCCGGATCGCGCCGGTCGGGGTGCTGCCGGAGCCCGACGGCAGCGACCCGAACGGCTTCCACACCGAGATCACGTACGCCATCACCCCGTCCGACGACGGCAAGGTGTACGACTTCTGGATGGTCTCGCGGGACTGGGCGACGGAGGACGCCGAGGTCACCGAGTTCCTTCGGGGCAACAACCACACCGTGGTCATGCAGGACGTCGACGCGCTCAACCTGCTGCAACGGACCCTGGGCACCGAGCGGACCGGCTACCAGGAGCTGAGCATCAACATCGACACCGGGGGTCTCGCCGCCCGCCGTATCCTCGCCCGGCTGGTCGAGGAGGGCGACAAGCCCGTGGAGAAGGTCCTGTGA